The Rhipicephalus sanguineus isolate Rsan-2018 chromosome 7, BIME_Rsan_1.4, whole genome shotgun sequence genome includes a window with the following:
- the LOC119399209 gene encoding cytochrome P450 3A11-like produces the protein MFAEWIKKYGNIVGFYNGAIPFLLVNDRELLKRVEIEDFHNFAERGNIIEVQSVPNIRQTLIVSAPVNRWREMRAVLSPAFTTKKLSQIFVIMDECSDTMIELLHRKAEASEAVEVSKCFRRTTMDTMFKAGYGVDLNVQGSVPGGPLDQMGDGAGALLRRLPLQGISFFSNCFPELHRIWFLLTWVTSWLVIPYFTLTTKLIQPVLSERRSKALREKADVLQLLLNKESTGQLFKNDANGFDGKTKLALTREEVIANSALFLIAGLEATPNTMGLTLHLVALHPEVQDRLQAEISDVLQRDGKFTYKNVMEMPYMDMVLNESMRFYTGVAGFVTRRAARDFEFKGTTIPEGLSVMVPVPYLHHDPEVWHEPEKFDPERFSPENKSHIHPVSFQPFGKGPRECLGKKFALVEMKLMLSKLLANFRVTVDEQHHKEPIKLSSAFMITFVTGGIWLKLEKIQRHPRTDLKK, from the exons ATGTTTGCTGAATGGATAAAGAAGTACGGAAACATTGTCGG GTTCTACAACGGCGCCATTCCTTTTCTCCTCGTGAATGACCGCGAGCTGCTGAAGAGAGTAGAAATCGAAGATTTCCATAATTTCGCCGAGCGAGGG AATATCATCGAGGTCCAGTCTGTGCCCAACATCCGACAGACGCTCATCGTCAGTGCACCGGTGAACCGATGGCGCGAAATGCGGGCCGTACTCAGTCCGGCGTTCACCACCAAGAAGTTGTCGCAG ATCTTTGTCATCATGGATGAGTGTAGCGACACCATGATCGAGCTACTCCACCGGAAGGCGGAGGCGAGCGAGGCCGTTGAGGTGTCGAAGTGCTTCAGGAGGACCACCATGGACACTATGTTCAAGGCTGGCTACGGCGTCGACCTCAATGTGCAAGGAAGTGTTCCCGGAGGACCCCTGGACCAGATGGGTGACGGCGCTGGGGCGCTGCTGCGACGGCTGCCCCTGCAAGGAATCAGCTTCTTTTCGA ATTGCTTCCCGGAGCTGCATCGCATCTGGTTCCTTCTCACCTGGGTGACGTCATGGCTGGTGATCCCTTACTTTACGCTCACCACGAAGCTCATCCAGCCGGTTCTGTCCGAGAGACGCTCGAAGGCACTG CGTGAGAAAGCTGATGTTCTGCAGCTTCTCCTGAACAAAGAAAGCACCGGGCAGCTTTTCAAGAACGACGCAAATG GATTCGATGGAAAAACAAAGCTGGCCCTGACGAGGGAAGAAGTGATCGCGAACTCGGCACTCTTTCTAATTGcggg GCTGGAAGCGACGCCGAACACTATGGGCCTCACTCTGCACCTCGTCGCCTTGCACCCCGAGGTTCAAGACAGGCTACAGGCTGAGATATCCGACGTTCTTCAGAGAGAT GGCAAGTTTACGTATAAGAACGTGATGGAGATGCCCTACATGGACATGGTTTTGAACGAGTCTATGCGCTTCTACACTGGAGTGGCCGG ATTTGTCACACGGCGTGCCGCAAGAGACTTTGAGTTCAAGGGCACCACCATTCCTGAAGGTCTCAGCGTCATGGTGCCAGTCCCTTATCTCCATCACGATCCGGAAGTCTGGCACGAACCGGAAAAATTTGATCCAGAAAG ATTCAGCCCAGAAAACAAGTCACACATCCACCCGGTCAGCTTCCAGCCATTTGGCAAAGGACCCCGAGAATGCCTGGGGAAAAAGTTCGCTCTCGTCGAGATGAAGCTGATGCTGTCCAAACTCCTCGCCAATTTTAGAGTGACCGTCGACGAACAGCATCACAAG GAACCTATCAAGCTAAGCTCGGCCTTCATGATAACATTTGTCACTGGGGGCATATGGCTCAAGCTTGAAAAAATTCAGCGGCACCCGCGCACAGATTTGAAGAAATAA